The sequence CGTAACGAAATACGTACCCCTGGCGGCCCTGGCCGTTGCTGTTCTCGTTCAGCCCGCTGCGGCTCCCGATGCGCCCAACACCCTGACTAAACAGGAGCAACGCGACGGCTGGAAACTGCTGTTCGACGGCAAAACCACCAAAGGCTGGCGCGGAGCTTACAAAGAAAGTTTTCCCCAGCGCGGCTGGTCGGTCAACGACGGGACGCTGTCGATTCAGAAAACCGACGGGTCGGAATCGACCAACTTCGGCGACATTGTCACGACGGACGAATACAGCCAGTTTGACCTGCGCTTCGACTTCAAACTGAGTGAAGGCGCCAACAGCGGCCTGAAGTACTTCGTGGCCGAGCAATCGCCCAAACCGGCGGGGTCGGCCTTCGGACTCGAATACCAGGTACTCGACGATGAGCGCCACCCCGACGCCAAGATGGGCCGCGACGGCAACCGCACCGTAGGCTCGCTGTATGACCTGATTCCCGCCAAAGACAAAAAAGTAAACCCGATCGGGCAATGGAACAGTGGCCGGGTGCTGGTGCGTGGCAACCATGTGGAACACTGGCTCAATGGCAGCAAGGTGGTTGAGTATGAGCGGGGCAGCGACGCCTTTCGTGAACTGGTAGCCAAGAGCAAATACGCCGCCCCGCAGTATAACAGCAATGGGCGGTTTGGCGAAGCCCCCAAGGGCCACATCCTGTTGCAGGACCACGGCGATCACGTCGAATTCCGTAACATCAAGATTAAAACGTTGTAGCACCAAAGCTCCAGCTTTGGTAAAACCCTTAACAACACCGGCGCTGGAGCGCCGGGCTACTTCCATGCAAAACCGTCGTGATTTTATTAAATCGTCGGCCCTCGCTGGCCTCGGCATGAGCTTCTCGGCGAGCAGCTATGCCCGTATTCTGGGCGCCAATGAGCGAGTACGTGTTGGCGTTATCGGCTTCTCGGACCGCTTCCGTCAGTCGCTGGCCCCCGCTTTCGCTGGTCATTCCAAAGAGATGAACTTCGCCTTCGTGGGCGTATCGGACCTCTGGAGCCGCCGCCGCGACGAAGCCAAAGCCTTCCTGACGGGTAAAGGCTGGGCCGATGCGGGTAACTTCTCGATGAACCGCAACAATGATGAACTGCTCGACCGCAAGGACATCGACGCCGTCATCATCAGCACCGCCGATTTTCAGCACGCCATTCACTGCGCCGAAGCCGTTGAGGCGGGCCGCGACGTGTACGTGGAGAAGCCCTTCGCCGAATCGATGGAAGACGCCCGCAAGGCACTGAAAGCCGTCGAGAAGTCGAAGAAGATCGTGCAGGTAGGCTCGCAGCGGCGGTCGGCTCCCAACTACCACGCAGCCAACGAATACATCAAATCGGGTAAGTTTGGTGACGTATCGATGGTTGAAATGACCTGGAACGTCAACCAGCCCGGTCGCTGGCGCCGGCCCAAACTGGTGTCGGAGATCCGGCAGGAAGATACCGATTGGAAACGCTTCCTTATGAACCGGCCCGCCGAGGCGTGGGACCCGCGCAAATACCTCGAATACCGGCTGTTCTACCCCTATTCGTCGGGCATTCCGGGGCAGTGGATGTCGCACCAGATCGATACGGTACACTGGTTCAGCGGCTACGATCACCCCCGTTCGGTGGTGGCCAACGGAGGCGTATATGTCTGGAAAGACGGGCGCGTCAACCCCGATACGTTCACGGCCGTTTTCGATTACGGCCCGGACAACGACAAGGCAAAAGGCTTCCAGGTGCTCTACTCGTCGCGGATGCATAACGAGGCGGGCGGCACCAAGGAATACTACTACTCAAACGGGGGGATGATCAACCTCGACACCAACAAGATCACGCCAGAGGGCGGTCTGGAGGAGCGCTACGCCAAAGAAATGGGCATGAAAGCGAACCTACTGCCAACGATGTCACTTGGCGAAACAGCCCGGATGGAGACAGGTGCCAACACCGGCGGTGATCCTATGACGTCGCTGCACATGCGCAACTGGATGGAATGCGTGCGCAGCCGCAACGAACCTAATGCACCCGCCCGTGTCGGTTTCAACCACTCAGTAGCCAACATCATGGCCACGAAAGCCTACCAGACCGGCCGCCGTGTCACCTGGGACAGCCAGAAATCGGATATAGTGGTGTCGTAAGCCACCAATAAAGAGAGTCGATTAAGAAAAGAAGTCCGGAGTCTGGACAGTCGTTTTAGTGTTGCTTACGCGAAGCGTTCACATTGAAATGACTGTCCGGACTCCGGACTTCTTTTCTTAATCGACTTTCCAGCCTTCTGTCTGTTTACTCCTCTTCGATGGCTTCGAGCACGTCCATGAGTGCCCCGAAGTCTTTGCTACCAGGGCGTTCTTCCGTGCCGCCCGTCAGCGCGATACCGGCTACCGGTACGTTGTCGAGCAGCGTATGAATAGCGTCGGCGGCGATGCCGATGCCCAGCAACACAGGGTGGCGCCGGGAAAGGCGCGTCAACGAGGTTGTCAGATCAGCATCGAGATGCAGGGGCGAGGGGCTTTCGAGCAGCAGGTAATCGATGCCGGGCAGTTCCGTGTTGGCGAGCGTATCCAGTTGATCCAGTGTCGTAACAATCAACTCGACGCGCAGGATCAGCGGTTTGCCGAACGTACCCAGGTACGGCAACAGCGCGGCTTCATCCACCTGCAACACGTCGGGTTGGTAGGTGTTCATTAGCTGCTCAATGACGTCGGGGTCGTCGCTTTGGGTTTCGCCTACGATGTGGACGCCCGCCACCCAACCACGCATCTCGTTGAAACGCGCCGGATCGACGTAGTCGGGCGATTCGGCATCCATCGAGAAGCCCAGCAGATCGACGCCCATGCCCGCGCAGTAGCGGGCGTCGCTTAAATTGGTTACGTTACTGATTTTTACCGTGGTCTGTAGCGCCATGCTGTAAACAGGTCAAGGGATTAATGGCCGGGGCCAGGTACGTTGGTTTGCGTTTATACGTTTACACCCGCATACAACTCGGCCACTTTGGCAACGGCGTAATCGACCTCCTCAGCGGTATTGTATTTACCGAAAGAGAACCGCACATTGGCCCGGTTCGGGTCGATGCCGGGTAAGGCGTTCAGTACGTGCGAGCCCACATCGGTGCCACTCGAACAGGCCGATCCACCGGATACCGATATCCCGGCAATGTCGAGGTTGAAGAGTAGCATGTCGTTAATGTCGGAAGGCGGCAGGCTGACGCTCAACACGGTGTACAGGCTTTTGTCCAGATCGGCCGAATCACCATTGAACAGCACGGGCCCGCCAGCGTGCTCGCCGAACTGGGCGCGGAGCTGATCGATCATGCGTTGTTTCAGCCCTTCGATATGGCGACGGTGCTCGGCCATGTCGGCATAGGCGATTTCCAGCGCTTTGGCCAGGCCCACGATACCATAGACGTTTTCGGTGCCGCCCCGCCGGTTACGCTCCTGCGAGCCACCGTGGATAAACGGCTGAATAGGCTTGCGGGCCGTCGGGCGGGCGTAGAGAAACCCAACGCCTTTGGGACCGTGAAATTTGTGGGCGGCGCCGACCAGAAAGTCGACCTTGAGCTCCTGCACGTTGTGCCGATAGTGACCCATCGTCTGGACCGTATCGCAGTGCCAGACCGCGTTATACTGCTCCCGCAACGTACCCACGCGGTCCATGTCGAGCAGGTTGCCGATTTCGTTGTTACCGTGCATGAGCGACACCAGCGATCCGCCGGCGGCCGCTCCCGCCTGTAACAGCGCTTCCAGGTGATCGTAGTTGAGGCGACCACGCGCATCCACTTCGACCAGATCAAGCTTAATCTTGCCCTCATGAGCCAGGTGTTGCAGCGTGTGCAATACAGCGTGGTGTTCCAGCGGCGACGTGATGGCGTGCGTCAGGCCGTAGGTTTCGATGCTCCCGCAGATAGCCGTATTGTCGGCCTCGGTACCACCCGAGGTAAAAACGATTTCGGCGGGAGCCGCATGGAGCAGCGACGCCACCGTTTTACGCGCTTTTTCGATGGCCGACCGGACCACACGCCCGTGCCCGTGGATAGACGACGGATTACCAAAATTGTCCTGCATCAGGGGCAGCATGGCCTCCAGCACGGCCGGGTCGAGCCGGGTGGTGGCGGCATTATCGAAATAAACGCGTTGCATAGGTTGTGAAGAGATCGGGACACAAAACTACGAATCCTCTGTCGACTTAACCACCGCATACGCCGATCGGGTTCATCAGCGGTCGGTTTGGGGCCATCAGTTGGTTAGGTACGTCGACCGTATCATCCGATCATACCGCATTTGCTGATGCGCCGCCCGTCTGATTACCAGCGGTTTTCCAGCGTGCCACGCGCGGAAGGCCGTTTGCCATTCGCTTACGGGGATTCACTACATCGCCCTGCCGGATCGGGTCGGGGGCGGCCGGCTCATGCGGGCAGAGTTTCGGCGTTGGCCCCTACTCTACCTGACCAGCCTGTTGATCTGACGCTTTTATCGGCACTAAGCCAATCGGAAAGGGCGTATTTTTGTCCGATGCGAACAGTGAACAACCCCTCCACGGCCATCACGGCCCCTACGTTTACCTTTCTGGCCGAACTGGTCCAGAACAACAATCGCGACTGGTTTCAGGCCAATCGGGCGCGTTACGATGCCGCCAAAGCCGAGGTCGAAGGCCTCACCATCCGCCTGATTCAGGGCGTTTCGACCTTCCAGCCGTTGCCCAACACTGCCCCCAAAGACTGTATTTTCCGGATCAACCGCGACATCCGGTTTTCGAAAGACAAAGCGCCCTACAAGCCCAATTTTGCCATCGCCATCGGGCCGGGCGGTCGGCATTCCGGGCAGATCGATTACTACCTGCACATTCAGCCGGGCAACGAGTCGTTTCTGGGAGCAGGCATGTGGCAGGCGACACCCGCTCAACTGGCGCAGTTCCGGCAGGAAATCGACTACAATGTGGATTCGCTCAAACAGATCATCGACAACCCGACGTTTCGGGCGTACTTCCCCGACGTTTGGGGCGAATCCACCAAAACCGCTCCGAAAGGCTATTCGGCCGACCATCCCGACATTGATTTACTGAAGCGGAAACAGCTGTTTTTCATGCACCGCTACTCCGACAAGGAGGTGCTGAAACCCAACTTTGCCGACGAGGTGGTCCGGGGTTGCCAGCTCATCAAACCTTACTGCGACTGGCTGAACGAGTTGTTCGGCGAGGTAAGCGCAACCTAATGATTGTAGAAAACTTGCCGTAAGGCAGAGGCCCGCCGAACGGCACAAAGAATTCAATTCTTTGTGCCGTTCGGCGGGCCTCTGCCTTACTCTGTGGTACGGCCTACTACGGTTAGTTCTTCGCTCCGGCAGAAATCAGGTTGGCGAACAGGCGATAGGCACCGGGCACGCCGTTGGGCAGCTGCCGGAAAAACGCCAGACCGGTGTAGATGAAGTGGCCACGGCCGTAGTTGGCGTAGATGAGGCTGCCGAGTTTAGGCGACTCACCGGCATCATTCATCGAGAAGAGCGACTCGTACGACCGGTCATAATCCTGCGCGAAGTACAGCCCGCGTTCCTGGATCCAGCCTTTGAAATCGTCGTCGGTTATCTTGTTCGGGCGGTTCAGTAGCATGTGGCTGGGGTTGAGCATCGTCACGGTGGCGTCTTCCTCAGCGACCCGGTCACGGCCCACCGTAAACGGAAACGGCCCGATCTGATTGACTTTCAGCCCCGATTGCGTAATACCGCCCCCGCCGGGCGTGGCGTATTGCACCACCAACGTACCCCCGCGCTGTACGTAGCTCATCAGCTTATCCTGATTAAAGCGGAGCCGATCTTCAGTATTGTAGGCCCGAACCCCCACCACGATGGCGTCGAAGCGCGACAGGTCTTTGCTCAGCTCGGCCTCGTCGAGCATCGTCACGGTGCAGCCCATTTGCCGAAGCGCCGCCGGTACGTCGTCGCCAGCCCCGGCGATGTAGCCGATATTTTTGGCTTTCACGACAATGTTAAGCCGCTCCACTTTGGCTTCGGCGGGCGGAAACAGCGACTGCGGCGGGATGTGCGGGTAGCTGATGGTGCGGAGACCAGTGGTAACCCGCCCCCCCGGCGTCTGCGCGCTCACCCGCAGCCGACCTTCGGGGGCCGAACTGCTCATGGGCATCAGCGAGAACGTGAAACGCTGCTCCTGGTATTTCTCGCCCAGCGTAAACGTCTCGGAATTGGGCGATACGCGCCAGCCCGTGGGTACGTCGACCGACAGCGTACCGCTCACGTTGGCCCGGTTGGCTTTCACCAGCACCTCCACCGTTTTGGCCTGATTGTCGGCGAACGCGTACACCCGCTCTGGCAGGTTGATCGACACCTCGGGCCGTACCTCAAATGAACGGTACAATTCACCCTCAACCGGATCGGTGTATTTGTAGAGCCAGGGGCGGGTAAACGTAAAGGGCAGGCCTTCCACCTCTACCGTGAATTCGGCCGTGAGGGCCGGCGGGTTTTCGGGCAGGCCAATCAGCCGCTGATCGCTCACGTTGAACAGGCCGCGTTCGATGGGTTTTTCGAGCCAGTAGGGTTGCGAGAGCCGCAGATTCGTGGGCAATTTGGCCGACATCGTAAACAGGTGCTGCTCGTTGGCCTTCAACGGCATCGCCATCGCCGTGTCGCGGCCTAGCTGCGGCAGGCGGAGGCGGGTGAGTTTCACCGGAAAATTGGTGCGGCCCAGGCCCGTCAGCCGAATATCGACGGTGCCGCCGGGTGTGCCTACGTAATCGAGGGGCAGCGCTTCAAACACCAGCCCAAGGCACTGTTGCAGCAGCGTTTCCACTTCCTGCCGTTTGGTGCGCACATAGAGTTGGGTAGTATCGAGCTGGCTAATCTCGCGGTGGAGCGTTACCAGCGTCGCGACGATGCTCGTTGGCTGCGCGGGCACAAACTGCGAATTCAACTGGTAAATCAGCTCCTGCACCCGCTCGGAATTAGGCACCCGGTTCCAGCTCATATCGATGCCCTCCACGAGGTCGACCTGTGGTTTGTCGCCGCCTTTCAGCAGCAGGTAATCCATGCGGGCGCCGCGGTTGGCCCCTACGCCAAAGCCCTGACTCTTGTGCTGGCTCCGGCTCTCGGCAGCCAGTTCGCCGTACGATTTGCCCAGCAGCGGGTTGTACAGGCCCGTTTCGAGGCCCAGCAGCGTGCCGCTTTCGCTCGGCTTCTCGTTGGACTGAAACCGGCCGGGCGTAAAGGCATTCCAGAACAGCCGTTTGGCCTGCCAGGGTTTTACGTAGCGCAGTTGTTCGGGATACGATTTGGGGTCATTGGAGAGCTTGAAGGCCTCTTCGGCTAGAAAACCCGATGCACTGTGGTGGCCGTGCCCGGCGCGCGGGTCGGGTGGAAAGCGCGTGATAATCACGTCGGGCTGGAACTTGCGGATCAGCCAGACGATGTCGCTGAGTACCTGATCGCGCCCCCACGTTTTGACGGCCTCGTCGGTCGATTTGGAAAAGCCAAAGTCATAGGCCCGGGAAAACAACTGTTCGGGGCCATCGATGCGGCGGGCAGCCAGCAATTCCTGGGTACGTATCACGCCGATGTTTTCACCCTGCTCCGGACCGATCAGGTTTTGGCCCCCATCGCCCCGGGTCAGCGACAGGTAGGCAGTGCGCAGGTTGCGCTCGTTGTGGAGGTACGTGAGCAGCAGCGTATTTTCATCGTCGGGGTGAGCGGCGATGTAGAGCACACTGCCCAGTACGGCGAGCCGTTTGATGCCCAATTGAATGTCGCCGGGTGTGGCGGGGCGGGGCTTCCCAAACGGAACCTGCGCCCGGACAGCCGTAGACAACGCAACGTACAAGCAAAGAATGGTGAGTATAGATCGCTTTTTCACAAAGTGGTCAGAACAGGGTTACAAGACAAATAAACGGGCTGTACAGTTGTAGCGCAATGCCGGGTAACAAAAAAGGGAAATGGGCATCCAATTAGTCTACGCTTCGATTTAGTCGGTATCGGTACGCATGACTTTGCGCACAACCTGCTGCTGGCCATCGGTGCAACGGAGTAGCCAGAACGGTTGCCGGCCGCCAACGGGCAGTTCGATACGCCAGGAACTGGCAGTCAGTTGACTAGCCCGTCCGGCCCAGCTCCGGCCCTGCCCGTCGAGCCAGTCGAACCGGACCTGTTTGGGCGTGGTGGTCTGGTGCTGCACCGTGATCGGCCCGTCGGCGGGGTTCGGGTAAACCAGCCAGTCGGCAGTAGGTTCGGTGGCCAGCGGCGTGACGCCGACCACCGACGTAAACGAGCACAACTGCCCAACGGACTGACGCATCGCGCCCAGCCGGGCATATAAGTTATTGCCAGGGCATTCGGTGGCGCAAACGCCGTCGCGGTGGCCCGAAATGCGGTTCAGTACCTTAGCCGAACTGGCATGCAACGCCTGTCCGACAGGCTCCAGCCCTTCTTTTCGCAGCTTCCACCCAATCAGCTGATTAACAGCAGCCAGCGCGGTATCACTGGGCTGTACATCGTTGTAATTGCCGAGCATACAGATGCCCATCGTGCCGGTGTTTGTACTGCAAAAATGAGCGCCCAGCACATTGTCGCCGTCCAGCACGCCCTGTCCATCGCGCCCTTCGTAGACTACGCCATCGCGGCCCAGCAGGAAATTGTAGCCCACATCGTTCCAGCCGTTTACGGTGGTGTGTTGCAGGTAAATGTTGCGCACCTCGTCCAGGTAATTGGTCGCGGTGTTGCTGGTGGCCGAGTGGTGCACGATCACAAACTGCACCTTGTTGGGGGTAGGTGGTTCTTTAGGCGGGGCCAGCCCTTTCCGCCAGACCAACACCGGCACCACGGCCGGCTTGTCGCAGTCAGTCGCCCCCGCGCGGGCGGCACGTACCTGCGCCGCCACGTAGTCGGCAGGCAGCGGTGGCGCATAGAGTGTAATGAGTTCAGCCGATAGGTAGGTCAATTGGGTCGACAGCAGGGTCACGGCCCTGACGGGCTGCCGAAATACACACAGCCCCGATACGGTGTTGCTGTCGCTGTGCGGCTCAGGGCGCAGGGTGATCGTATCGCCATCGGCCACTAAGT comes from Fibrella aestuarina BUZ 2 and encodes:
- a CDS encoding 3-keto-disaccharide hydrolase, which gives rise to MLNVTKYVPLAALAVAVLVQPAAAPDAPNTLTKQEQRDGWKLLFDGKTTKGWRGAYKESFPQRGWSVNDGTLSIQKTDGSESTNFGDIVTTDEYSQFDLRFDFKLSEGANSGLKYFVAEQSPKPAGSAFGLEYQVLDDERHPDAKMGRDGNRTVGSLYDLIPAKDKKVNPIGQWNSGRVLVRGNHVEHWLNGSKVVEYERGSDAFRELVAKSKYAAPQYNSNGRFGEAPKGHILLQDHGDHVEFRNIKIKTL
- a CDS encoding N-acetylmuramoyl-L-alanine amidase yields the protein MKSVVGLVLLLMQVGVQAQSLRSVAKWPVLLPLNRPARVPFDQPYSSALLRLPPGQPLDGIYLVADGDTITLRPEPHSDSNTVSGLCVFRQPVRAVTLLSTQLTYLSAELITLYAPPLPADYVAAQVRAARAGATDCDKPAVVPVLVWRKGLAPPKEPPTPNKVQFVIVHHSATSNTATNYLDEVRNIYLQHTTVNGWNDVGYNFLLGRDGVVYEGRDGQGVLDGDNVLGAHFCSTNTGTMGICMLGNYNDVQPSDTALAAVNQLIGWKLRKEGLEPVGQALHASSAKVLNRISGHRDGVCATECPGNNLYARLGAMRQSVGQLCSFTSVVGVTPLATEPTADWLVYPNPADGPITVQHQTTTPKQVRFDWLDGQGRSWAGRASQLTASSWRIELPVGGRQPFWLLRCTDGQQQVVRKVMRTDTD
- a CDS encoding PIG-L family deacetylase — encoded protein: MKKRSILTILCLYVALSTAVRAQVPFGKPRPATPGDIQLGIKRLAVLGSVLYIAAHPDDENTLLLTYLHNERNLRTAYLSLTRGDGGQNLIGPEQGENIGVIRTQELLAARRIDGPEQLFSRAYDFGFSKSTDEAVKTWGRDQVLSDIVWLIRKFQPDVIITRFPPDPRAGHGHHSASGFLAEEAFKLSNDPKSYPEQLRYVKPWQAKRLFWNAFTPGRFQSNEKPSESGTLLGLETGLYNPLLGKSYGELAAESRSQHKSQGFGVGANRGARMDYLLLKGGDKPQVDLVEGIDMSWNRVPNSERVQELIYQLNSQFVPAQPTSIVATLVTLHREISQLDTTQLYVRTKRQEVETLLQQCLGLVFEALPLDYVGTPGGTVDIRLTGLGRTNFPVKLTRLRLPQLGRDTAMAMPLKANEQHLFTMSAKLPTNLRLSQPYWLEKPIERGLFNVSDQRLIGLPENPPALTAEFTVEVEGLPFTFTRPWLYKYTDPVEGELYRSFEVRPEVSINLPERVYAFADNQAKTVEVLVKANRANVSGTLSVDVPTGWRVSPNSETFTLGEKYQEQRFTFSLMPMSSSAPEGRLRVSAQTPGGRVTTGLRTISYPHIPPQSLFPPAEAKVERLNIVVKAKNIGYIAGAGDDVPAALRQMGCTVTMLDEAELSKDLSRFDAIVVGVRAYNTEDRLRFNQDKLMSYVQRGGTLVVQYATPGGGGITQSGLKVNQIGPFPFTVGRDRVAEEDATVTMLNPSHMLLNRPNKITDDDFKGWIQERGLYFAQDYDRSYESLFSMNDAGESPKLGSLIYANYGRGHFIYTGLAFFRQLPNGVPGAYRLFANLISAGAKN
- a CDS encoding cysteine desulfurase family protein; its protein translation is MQRVYFDNAATTRLDPAVLEAMLPLMQDNFGNPSSIHGHGRVVRSAIEKARKTVASLLHAAPAEIVFTSGGTEADNTAICGSIETYGLTHAITSPLEHHAVLHTLQHLAHEGKIKLDLVEVDARGRLNYDHLEALLQAGAAAGGSLVSLMHGNNEIGNLLDMDRVGTLREQYNAVWHCDTVQTMGHYRHNVQELKVDFLVGAAHKFHGPKGVGFLYARPTARKPIQPFIHGGSQERNRRGGTENVYGIVGLAKALEIAYADMAEHRRHIEGLKQRMIDQLRAQFGEHAGGPVLFNGDSADLDKSLYTVLSVSLPPSDINDMLLFNLDIAGISVSGGSACSSGTDVGSHVLNALPGIDPNRANVRFSFGKYNTAEEVDYAVAKVAELYAGVNV
- a CDS encoding N-(5'phosphoribosyl)anthranilate isomerase (PRAI), producing MALQTTVKISNVTNLSDARYCAGMGVDLLGFSMDAESPDYVDPARFNEMRGWVAGVHIVGETQSDDPDVIEQLMNTYQPDVLQVDEAALLPYLGTFGKPLILRVELIVTTLDQLDTLANTELPGIDYLLLESPSPLHLDADLTTSLTRLSRRHPVLLGIGIAADAIHTLLDNVPVAGIALTGGTEERPGSKDFGALMDVLEAIEEE
- a CDS encoding Gfo/Idh/MocA family protein, which codes for MQNRRDFIKSSALAGLGMSFSASSYARILGANERVRVGVIGFSDRFRQSLAPAFAGHSKEMNFAFVGVSDLWSRRRDEAKAFLTGKGWADAGNFSMNRNNDELLDRKDIDAVIISTADFQHAIHCAEAVEAGRDVYVEKPFAESMEDARKALKAVEKSKKIVQVGSQRRSAPNYHAANEYIKSGKFGDVSMVEMTWNVNQPGRWRRPKLVSEIRQEDTDWKRFLMNRPAEAWDPRKYLEYRLFYPYSSGIPGQWMSHQIDTVHWFSGYDHPRSVVANGGVYVWKDGRVNPDTFTAVFDYGPDNDKAKGFQVLYSSRMHNEAGGTKEYYYSNGGMINLDTNKITPEGGLEERYAKEMGMKANLLPTMSLGETARMETGANTGGDPMTSLHMRNWMECVRSRNEPNAPARVGFNHSVANIMATKAYQTGRRVTWDSQKSDIVVS
- a CDS encoding DUF2461 domain-containing protein, with amino-acid sequence MRTVNNPSTAITAPTFTFLAELVQNNNRDWFQANRARYDAAKAEVEGLTIRLIQGVSTFQPLPNTAPKDCIFRINRDIRFSKDKAPYKPNFAIAIGPGGRHSGQIDYYLHIQPGNESFLGAGMWQATPAQLAQFRQEIDYNVDSLKQIIDNPTFRAYFPDVWGESTKTAPKGYSADHPDIDLLKRKQLFFMHRYSDKEVLKPNFADEVVRGCQLIKPYCDWLNELFGEVSAT